One part of the Janthinobacterium sp. 17J80-10 genome encodes these proteins:
- the rpsG gene encoding 30S ribosomal protein S7: MPRRREVPKREILPDPKFGNVDVAKFVNVLMLSGKKSVAENIIYGAFDHIQTKSGKDPLEVFAAAISNCKPMVEVKSRRVGGANYQVPVEVRPVRRMALSMRWLREAANKRSEKSMPQRLGGELMEAAEGRGGAMKKRDEVHRMAEANKAFSHFRF; the protein is encoded by the coding sequence ATGCCACGTCGTCGTGAAGTACCCAAGCGGGAAATCCTGCCAGATCCGAAGTTTGGTAATGTTGATGTTGCCAAGTTCGTCAACGTCCTGATGTTGTCCGGTAAGAAATCGGTCGCCGAGAACATCATCTATGGTGCGTTCGACCACATCCAGACCAAGTCCGGCAAAGATCCGCTTGAAGTGTTCGCTGCTGCAATCAGCAACTGCAAGCCGATGGTTGAAGTCAAGTCGCGTCGCGTTGGCGGCGCCAACTACCAGGTGCCGGTTGAAGTGCGTCCGGTGCGCCGTATGGCGCTGTCGATGCGCTGGTTGCGTGAAGCTGCCAACAAACGCAGCGAAAAATCGATGCCGCAGCGCCTGGGCGGCGAATTGATGGAAGCGGCTGAAGGCCGTGGCGGCGCCATGAAGAAGCGCGATGAAGTGCATCGCATGGCTGAAGCGAACAAGGCGTTCTCGCACTTCCGCTTCTAA
- the fusA gene encoding elongation factor G, with the protein MARKTPIERYRNIGISAHIDAGKTTTTERVLFYTGVNHKLGEVHDGAATTDWMVQEQERGITITSAAVTCYWKGMANNYPAHHINIIDTPGHVDFTIEVERSMRVLDGACMVYCAVGGVQPQSETVWRQANKYKVPRLAFVNKMDRTGANFFKVYDQMRSRLKANPVPIQVPIGAEDVFAGVIDLVKMKAIIWDDASQGMKFDYRDIPENLLADAKKWRENMVESAAEASEELMNKYLEEGDLSEEEIKAALRQRTIASEIVPMLCGTAFKNKGVQAMLDAVIDYLPSPVDIPPVPGLNDDDEPAVRKAEDTEKFSALAFKIATDPFVGQLCFIRCYSGTLNSGDTVLNSVKGKKERIGRIVQMQANEREEIKEMRAGDIAAVVGLKDTTTGDTLCDEKAFVVLERMVFPEPVISQAVEPKTKADQEKMGLALNRLAAEDPSFRVRTDEESGQTIIAGMGELHLDIIVDRMKREFNVEATVGKPQVAYRETIRKTCEEIEGKFVKQSGGRGQYGHVVLKIEPQEPGKGFEFVDAIKGGTVPREYIPAVEKGVRETLTSGVLAGYPVVDVKVTLFFGSYHDVDSNENAFRMAASMAFKDGCRKASPVILEPMMAVEVETPEDYAGNVMGDLSSRRGMVQGMDEIAGGGGKIIKAEVPLSEMFGYATSLRSSTQGRATYTMEFKHYSEAPKNVIDAIVTSKAK; encoded by the coding sequence ATGGCTCGCAAGACCCCCATTGAGCGTTACCGCAATATCGGTATTTCCGCTCACATCGATGCCGGCAAGACCACCACCACCGAGCGTGTTTTGTTCTACACCGGTGTCAACCACAAGCTGGGCGAAGTGCATGATGGCGCTGCCACTACCGACTGGATGGTGCAGGAGCAAGAGCGCGGCATTACGATTACGTCTGCTGCCGTGACCTGCTACTGGAAGGGTATGGCGAACAACTACCCGGCGCATCACATCAACATTATTGATACCCCGGGCCACGTTGACTTCACCATTGAAGTCGAGCGCTCGATGCGCGTGCTCGATGGCGCCTGCATGGTTTACTGTGCGGTGGGTGGCGTGCAGCCACAGTCTGAAACCGTTTGGCGCCAGGCTAACAAGTACAAGGTTCCGCGTTTGGCATTCGTCAACAAGATGGACCGTACCGGCGCAAATTTCTTCAAGGTTTACGATCAAATGCGTTCGCGTTTGAAAGCAAATCCTGTCCCGATTCAGGTGCCTATCGGTGCTGAAGATGTCTTCGCGGGCGTGATCGATCTGGTCAAGATGAAAGCCATTATCTGGGATGACGCATCCCAGGGCATGAAGTTCGACTATCGCGACATTCCGGAAAACCTGTTGGCTGACGCGAAAAAATGGCGCGAAAACATGGTTGAATCTGCCGCTGAAGCCTCGGAAGAGTTGATGAACAAGTACCTCGAAGAAGGTGACTTGTCCGAAGAGGAAATCAAGGCAGCTCTGCGTCAGCGTACTATCGCCAGTGAAATCGTGCCGATGTTGTGCGGCACTGCATTCAAGAACAAGGGCGTTCAGGCGATGCTGGATGCCGTGATCGACTACTTGCCGTCGCCCGTGGACATTCCGCCGGTGCCAGGCCTGAATGACGATGACGAGCCGGCTGTGCGCAAGGCTGAAGACACTGAAAAATTCTCGGCATTGGCATTCAAGATCGCAACCGATCCGTTCGTCGGCCAGTTGTGCTTTATCCGCTGCTACTCGGGCACGCTGAATTCGGGCGATACCGTCCTGAATTCTGTCAAAGGCAAAAAAGAGCGTATTGGCCGTATCGTGCAGATGCAGGCGAATGAGCGCGAAGAAATCAAGGAAATGCGCGCCGGCGATATCGCCGCTGTCGTTGGCCTGAAAGATACGACGACGGGCGACACCTTGTGTGACGAAAAAGCTTTTGTTGTTCTCGAGCGCATGGTCTTCCCTGAGCCGGTGATTTCCCAGGCTGTTGAGCCAAAGACCAAGGCCGATCAGGAAAAAATGGGCCTGGCGTTGAATCGCCTGGCAGCTGAAGATCCGTCGTTCCGTGTGCGTACCGACGAAGAGTCTGGCCAGACCATCATCGCCGGTATGGGTGAGCTGCATCTGGACATTATTGTTGACCGCATGAAGCGTGAATTCAACGTTGAAGCGACCGTCGGCAAGCCGCAGGTTGCCTACCGCGAAACCATCCGCAAGACTTGCGAAGAAATCGAAGGCAAGTTCGTCAAGCAATCCGGTGGTCGTGGTCAATACGGTCACGTGGTGCTGAAGATCGAGCCGCAAGAGCCGGGCAAGGGCTTTGAGTTCGTCGACGCCATCAAGGGCGGTACCGTGCCGCGCGAATACATCCCTGCAGTTGAAAAGGGAGTGCGTGAAACATTGACTTCGGGCGTGCTCGCGGGCTATCCGGTGGTTGACGTGAAGGTCACGCTGTTCTTCGGTTCCTACCATGATGTCGACTCGAACGAAAACGCGTTCCGCATGGCCGCATCGATGGCATTCAAGGATGGCTGCCGCAAGGCCAGCCCGGTGATTCTGGAGCCGATGATGGCGGTTGAAGTCGAAACCCCGGAAGACTACGCCGGTAACGTGATGGGCGATTTGTCCTCGCGTCGCGGCATGGTCCAGGGTATGGACGAAATCGCTGGCGGTGGCGGCAAGATCATCAAGGCCGAAGTGCCACTGTCCGAAATGTTTGGTTATGCGACCTCGTTGCGTTCGTCGACGCAAGGCCGCGCAACCTACACGATGGAATTCAAGCACTACAGCGAAGCGCCGAAGAATGTGATCGACGCGATCGTTACATCCAAGGCCAAGTAA